DNA sequence from the Tissierella sp. MB52-C2 genome:
AATCTTCCAATCTACTTCCGTTTAACAAAATTGCATCAGCACATACCAAATTAACTGAAAGTTTACCTTTAGTATTTGTGTTATAACCATTTTCTTTTAGATAAGTCTTAGTTTTTATAAATAATATTAACCCTGTCAATTGAACTGCTCTTAAATCTATATCTATACCATGAATGTTATTTTCTAATATTTTATAAGGTATTTCCTCTATTGTATATTTTCCTTCTTCTAAATACATCTCAAAAAATACATCGTATGCTCTTACTAAGAAGTGTCCACTTCCACAACAAGGATCTATAAGTTTAATGTCTTCAACATTTTTTTTGTCCCTTAATCCATTCTTCATTTCAGAATATACTTTATAAAGAGAATTATCTATTATCCAATTCACAACCCAATCTGGAGTAAATATTTGAGTTGTTGCTGGAACTTCATCTACGCTGATGAAAAAGTCTTTTTGATCCTGCCTTGTATAGATCTCACTTTTTTCTATGGAATTAAAATATTGATAAATCCAACCTATGATTTCATCCTGTCTCCATGATTCCTCATCAATATTGGAGCATAAAAGTTCTATTACTTTTAATAAACTTGTACTTGATGGAGTTACGAAGGAATATTCATCCTCCGTATTAAACAACATCTTTATCTCCTCACTGATTTCTTCAAACATTATATTTAAGAGATAGGCTAATCCTCCATCCATTTCATACTTACAATATTCTCTTGCAACTTCATAGAATCTTGACCCAATAAATGATCTATTACCATATTCACCTCTAGGTATTAAAATTTCATCAATAAGACCTCTGACTTCCATTACCCTAAGTGCTGCTAAACGATTAAGATAGGTGTATGAAACTTCCTTTATATACTCTATAACGGCTTTGTCTTTCTCAAATCCACCTTTTTTAAGTTTTTCAATTGCTTTTTCTATATTCTTTCTGTTCTTCTCTTGTTTCTCAGTTAAATTTTTTAAATCCCTTAAATTAACCCAGTCTTTATTAATATAAATACCATAATTTATTAAAACCTGTTCTATATCTTCTTCTAATATGTCTCTACACTCAAGAATAGTAGACTTAATAGACTTCTTTTGTTCTGCATTCAACGAACTCCCCCCTATTCAATCATTATGCTGTTTCCAGCACTAATCTCTTCCATTAATTGTTTCTCAATTTTTTTCAGATAGTCTTTAAGAGACTTCGGACTTTGAATAAGTACGTTTTTAGGAAAATTGCTTGTACTTAGATACTTAATTACTGGTTTTGGAACTTCAACCTCATCTTCTTCCATTTCTTCTTCAATTTGCTTGTTAAGATACTCATATAACTTATCTATGGCTTTTTCATTATAAACATCTACTGCATCTATAATTGTTTTCATATCCCTAATAAATGTTCTACAACTAGGACATGGAATCTCTAATTTAGAAATATTATGAGAACATAATTTGTCAGAAAATGTACTTAATATGTCTCCTTTTGCTATTTCACTTTTCAGATTTAAGAAACTCTTATTCTTGCTCATTTCTTCTATTTTCTCATTATAAAGTTTATATAGAGTTTCATGAGTTTCTATATATTCTTTTACATATGGATCATAGAGTTTATAAAAATCATCTCTAACAGTAGGCCATGAATCTATAAATGCTTCACTTTTTAAATCCTTCATTATTTGGGCATATATTTTTTCTTTAATTTCTATATCCTCATCATTGCGATCTAGTTCTATTATCCATACATTGTTTAAGAAATACTTCATTTTCTTATATTCTTTTAAGTTCCCATTATCAATAAAATTCTTTAATTTCTCATATTTTGATAAGAAGGTTCCATATTCTGAGGCTTTTTGAACAAAGTTGTTTATAGTTTCACCTTGTGTCTTTGACTTTAATATAGTGTTGAAAATCTCATCTAACTTATCTATTGAATCTTTAAATGCTAAATTATTGCTAGATATTATTTCTTTTATTGCTGAAATATCATTTCTATAGTCAATTAATATATTTCTCGTATTGCTATATAACTCAACTAAGGTATCTTCAGATCTTTTGTCAAACATATTCATTAAAATATCCTGACATTTTTGTCTAGTGGATGCGTCAACTACTACTGCTAATTTGAATATTGCTTTTCTAAAATTAGGCTCATTTTCAAATATATCTCTTACTCCTGATTGATTGTAGTCAAGAAAATCTTTGCCTTCGTAATTAAGTTCTATATTTCCATTTTTAAATAGTAAGGCCGTAAAAAGCCGTACTGCATCTGAGGCCCAGCCATATGGCTCATTATCAAATACACTTAATAAATCCTTACCAATACATTGTCCATATTTATTTTTCAAGGTTTTTATTTCATTTAAAACTTCTTTTAATACAGCAGATTCTGCATTTACATTGGTGTCCTGTATTAGATTTAATCCACTTAAATCTATAGATAATTGATTTCCTTTAAATACACTCTGTATATCTTCTTTTGTTATCTTAACACCTACTGTATCAAATCTATGATAGACTTTTGGTATTGCTAGATTAGCAATATCTTCAAATATGGATTTTAAATCATTTTTATCTGGTGTAGGAAATTCCTTTCCTTGATATATATAGGTACCATCAATAAAAGACTTTTTAATCTTCTCTTTTATATCTTCATCTAACTTTATATTCTTTTGTTCTTCTTTTCTTAAAAAATAACTCTTATCTTCGTCCGAACTCCATTTTCTTCTATATTCATCTATTATTTTATTAAAGATCAAATATTGCTGCATATCTTCATCAATTGAATTATCATACTTTGCATACCAATATATATTTCTACTATCTCCAATACTTTTCATTAGATGCTGTTGTTTTCTCAATTCATCTGAAGATTGCATCACACTATTTAAATTAAGACTTACTAGACCCCTACTATTCCTTACCTCATCATCTATAGTTAGTTGTATATCAAATGGTCTAATATTTTTGTAATTTATTCTTGTTATGGTAAATATGCCATCGATTACTTCTTTTACTTTTTTATTTATATCTCTAACTCCAATTTCATTTAATCTAGAAATTGCTTCTTGCCTAAAACTCTGCTCCTCAGGCGCTATGAACTTATAGTTTCCATGGGCATCTTTTTCCACATATCCATGCCTGTATAATATATCTAGACTTGATTTAACCTCTTCTAAAATATCAATAAAGTCTGCATCTACATTGTTTATAAGTAATTTTGCAATAGTATCTATGTCTTTTTGTAATTTATCATCATTGTCTAATAGATAAAGCACTTTTAAAATCTTTACTAATAATTCTCCATTATTTGGGTCCAGTTGTTCCGCTTCTTTAATACTTATTTGAATTTGATCATCTATAAATTCTTTTGCCTGTTCAAAGAACATATCTAAAGTAACTAATTCACCAATATTCTTCTCTTTCACATTAACATTACTGTCAATAAGTATCCCTTGAGTTGCTTTAATCATACTTCTGTTAGTTCCACCTAGTTTCTTGTTAACTTTTGAATTTGAGATTACATTATAGTAAATAGGCTGAATTAGTCTTATATGATAAGGAAGAAAAGGATAAGTATCTATAAAATCTTCTTTATTTAGTTTAGGCATATACCTTTTAAAATCTTTGAACTCTAAGATAGATGATAACTTTCCTTTATTACTCTCATATAATCTATCAATATCTTTTACTACGTCTGACTTTTTCTTTAAGACTCTTTCATTTATAACCTTATCTAAGTTTTCTGGAGTTAAATGTATTCTTACTTCAAATCTATCTATTACTTTATTTACCTCATCCTCAGTCTTTAAATACTGCTCTGTTATTTGTTCTAATTTGTTTTGTGAAGATACTGCAAACCATAGTTTGCCTTTACCTTTTCTTGCAAATGTACTTTCTATGGCTTGTAAATATCCTATTACCTCTGGATTTGCTGAAATGTATTGACCTATTTCATCTACGATTACAAATAATCTATTATTTAGCCCATTCTGTTTGTCTAGTTCGTCAACATACTTACATAACTCATCTGCCAAAATAGACGCAGAAATACTTTTACTTCTCTTAAGGTCTTCTATATAATCTTTTGCTATTGATTCCGTGGGAATTTGCTCCGGTAATACCCTAACTAGTGCTCTTTGGATATAGTTTTGACCTATTCTTGTTGGCCTTATATCCTCCCATTTTCTATTACTCATTTCTTCAATGGTTTGTACAAATTCTTCATACTTTCCTTCATCAGATAGTTCTTTTTCCATCTCTGCTACCCAAAGTTTCCCAGTATAAAATCCTCTCTTGCTTAGCCATTGTTTATAAATAGTTTGCTCTATAGGCTCAACTTTGCCTTCTAATTTTGCTGCTTCTTCTAAGATGTCGAACATTACTACAGTAGTTTTATAAGTTTCATTTATTTTTTCTATATAGTTTTTTAAAGTATTTGTTTCGTCTCTTCTAATAAAAATATCTGCAGCAGAAGAATCATCAAATTGATGGTTTTCTAGTAAGTAACCAAATATCTTTAAGAAATGTGATTTACCTGAGCCAAACCATCCTGATATCCAATATCCAACTTTGTTTTTATCATTAAGATATTTATCCAAACACTTCTTAAAATGTTCTCTTAATTGGTCTGTAATAACGTACTCCTGTAATTCTTGTTTAGCCACATTTACATCGTCTTCTTGTACCTTAATTACCGGATTTATGTATCTTTCTATAGGATCCCTAAATAAATCTTTAATTATTATCATACTCTTGACCCCTTTCTATATTATTAAAGCCCTAAGGGCAGTTTCCTTATATTCGTCCAATAGTGTTACTGAGAATCTGTCATAACTCCCCGGATAAAAGAATACGACTGGAATTTGAACTCTTCCTTCTAAATAAGATAGTAATCTTATAAAGTTAAAGTATATAGCCGTTGCCCCTACTCTAGTCACCAATATTCTTCCTTTAGGACCTATTTCTTTTGCCTTGGATATGAAGTGAGACCTTACTTTTTCTAATAAAAATTCTCCTAATTCCTCTACCATGTCAATGTCTTCTTCTATCTTTTCTAATTGGATAATGCCCTCTATAGTCTCGTATTCCTCTATAATATCAAATAAAAGTTGCTCCATATTTATCAATTCTATATGAAACGCTTCTATTTCCTGTTGCAATTTGTTTATTATATACATAACATCCTTATGTTCCTCTTTTTCATATGGACAAATGACAAAAGGAACTCCTGAATGTCGTACCCAAGCAAGGCTATCATTATTGATTAACTCTGTTATCTTAGTGTATTTCTCCATTAACGTAGCCATCTATTATCTCCTTCATAGTTTTATATTTATATATTAAAGTTTTAGGTTCTTCTCTTCCAAAGTCTAAAACTCCATTTCTATATGCTTCTTCAAGTAACATATGAATGTCGCTTTCTAATAACAAAAACAAATGTAAATCCTTGCATTTATATACATCTTCTGTAGTTTTAATATTATCTTTATTCATATATAAAACATAGTAAAAAATTATTGATGGAATAAATGGTTTATTAAATGTAGGTCTTTTTCTACTATCAATAAAACCAAATTCCTTTAATACTCCCATCATACCTGAACGTACATCGTTAATGGTCCTTTCTGACCATTTAGATACATTTTCATCTTTATCAGCAAGACCTAAAATAAACTCTGTAGTGTCCGCTGAAGATATCCCTAAAAAGCCATCTGTATATTTTTCATATACTAGATTTGCTATATATTCGTATATGATTCTTTCTTCCTTGCATAAATAGTAGTATAAAAGGAGGTTGATAATACTATCTGAATCAATCTTTTTCAAAGAATAGATAAACGAAGTTTCTTTATAGCCATCTAATTGATTGTATAAATATCTTTTTCTTAACTCGTAAAATATTGTCTCTGCTCTTCTTTTTGAAGTTTTCAAGATTAAATTATTATCGAGTACCTCTTTTCTTAAAAGTTCTACATCTTTTAATTCTAGATATTTTTTTAATATTAGTTTTGTGTCTGGTAGAACTGTACCTACCACTTTAATACTAGATCTGTAATCCTTTGATTCCATTATATAGCCATCCTTCTCATATAGTATGGAGTTACAACGCTTCCTAGCGTGCATAAATCATAAATTGATATAAATGATTTTATTACATCTTCAAAGTTTTCTTTATTTTTGTAAAAAGTTTCGCTTATGCTACCTAATTCTATAGTCTTTTTATCATCTAAAGTATGAGTAGTTAATTTAGGTAGATTAAAAAATTCTCTAGCCCATGGGTCTGTAAACTTTTTGTCCTTGATATTTTCAATCATATCTAATACTTCTTGCCAACCATTAGAGTTTGATATTTCCCTTATAAATGGAGTAAATATCTTACTCTCAAACTCATATCCAAAATTAAACAACGTAGTGAATCTTTTTTTAGCAATTTCTCTATTTTCTTTTTGAATTATTATCTTTCTTGCAATATCATAACGTTGCTTATGAAAAGTATTAGGGAAAAACTTCTCTAAGTTTCTTCGTCCTACTTCACCTAAGATACTAGACTCCCACCACACATTATTATCCTCTTCTCCTAAACGGATAATAGTTAATCTATAAAAAAGTGTATCTGCTAATATTTCTGCATTAACTTCTGAGTTATGTTTCTTTGCTAATTCATGAATTTTATTCCTTATGGCTTGCATATGAATTCCTCCAATCTGTTATGTACTACTTATGATTATATCCTTTTTAGTGGAAAAAATAAAGAATTCCAGCAATCTTTTTTTTATTGCTGGAATTTCTTAAAATTTGTCTTAGTTCTACGTCATCATATATAGATATTTTACAAATTTTTACAGATAATCATTTATTTCTATTAAATTTAATTTATTTATAAAAATCTTTATTGGTCTATATTTATATATTAAAGCACTCCTGTATAAAAACTTAAATTTTATTATTTTCGGATATATATACTAACTTGTTTTATTCGGTCGAAAATAATGTCCCTATAGATGTCGGTAAATAGGGTAAATCTAATATTGTAAGTATAATATTTATTAAATCTTACTATTATATATTATATATTTTATTAGGGTTTAAGATCAAATATATATGATTAAAGAATATATTCTCTAATGTCAAATAATAAATCATTTAGTACCTAATATATTTAATATATCTGATATTAACTCCTAGTAAATTATAATAAATAATATATTAGATGTATTAAATATATTATATGATTTAAATATTGAAGTACCCTCAAAAATTAGACAATAATTTTAGCTTTTAGGCTATATATGGTCTAATAAAGTAAACACAAGGATAAGAGGAAAACATGAGTGGGTAGTATTTCATAAATAGCAAAAAACACCTGACTAAAATCAAGTGTTTTATATGTATTGTATGAGTAAGTCTATAAGCCGTGTTCTGTTTAAATGGTCATCTATCTAAGACCTATCGTTACCAATAGGTTCATGCGACCTACCTCTGGAACGGCAGCGGGCAACCGCCTTCTTATGTTCCCTTTTGGTCTTGCTCCAGATGGGGTTTACATAGCCATTTAGTCACCTAAATGCTGGTGAGCTCTTACCTCGCCTTTCCACCCTTACCTAGTAAATCTAGGCGGTATCTCTCTGTTGCACTATCCTTAGGGTCACCCCCACTGGACGTTATCCAGCATCCTGCCCTATGGAGCACGGACTTTCCTCATGTGTTTCCACACGCGACCACTCAACTTACTCATAATCTAGATATATAATATAACATAAATCGTCAAAATATGCAAAGGATATATTTTCTATGATTTACATAATCTCTCTTTCTTATCTTTATCTTATCCTTAAAATCATTAAATATTCAATTTAATATACTTTATAAAATGGACTTGGATTATCATATACCTCTATATATAAACTATTTTTTCTTTTCATCTCTAAATACTCTTTTATAGCCGGCAATATAACCTTTTCTGTATGATAATGGCCTGCATCTATTATGGTTAGACCTAGTTCATCACCTATTTGAGCTTCGTGATATTTTATATCTCCTGTTATATAAATATCTGCATTTTCTTTATATACATCATATATAAACTCAGCACCACTACCACCGCAGACTGCAACTCTTTTTATAGTTCTTTCTTGATTTCCATATACTATTAGATTTTCAGTCTCCAACTTTTCTTTTATAACCTTTATATAATCCATTAATTTTATTTCTTCTATATTTCCTATTCTCCCATATCCAGAGGGCTTTTCGAAACTTAAATTTGTTAAATGCAAGGGCTTAGCATCTTTTAGTTCAAGAATCTTTCCTAGTTGGTGATTCACTCCCCCTTCAGCTCTATCTAAGTTTGTATGGGCATTATATACCACTATTTCATTTTTAATTAAATTATATATAAGCTTCTCCTTATGATTTAACGTAGTTATCCTGTTCATAGGCTTAAATATAATAGGGTGATGGGTTATTATCATATGGAAGTTTTCTTCTACTGCCTTTTCATAAACCTTTTCACTTAAGTCCAAGGCAACTAATATTCTACTTACTTCTTTACTGTCATCACCTATTTGAAAACCAGTATTATCCCAGTGATCAATTAATTCAGGCGATGCCCAAGCATTCATCAAGTTGATTATTTCTTTAGCTTCCAATTTCCTTTAGCACCCCCTCATATTCTTCTAAGGAATTCTTTAGCTCTAAATATCTTTCCTGGGATTTTTCTGAATTTATACCCTTTATTTCTTCCATTATTTTTTTAGTTGCTGCTATCTTTTCTTCTATAAATTCTTTCAATAAAGGATGTTTTTCTTTAATTAATAATTGACTAATTTCATAATATATTTCTCTTTCTACAAAGGATAATCCCT
Encoded proteins:
- the brxC gene encoding BREX system P-loop protein BrxC; the protein is MIIIKDLFRDPIERYINPVIKVQEDDVNVAKQELQEYVITDQLREHFKKCLDKYLNDKNKVGYWISGWFGSGKSHFLKIFGYLLENHQFDDSSAADIFIRRDETNTLKNYIEKINETYKTTVVMFDILEEAAKLEGKVEPIEQTIYKQWLSKRGFYTGKLWVAEMEKELSDEGKYEEFVQTIEEMSNRKWEDIRPTRIGQNYIQRALVRVLPEQIPTESIAKDYIEDLKRSKSISASILADELCKYVDELDKQNGLNNRLFVIVDEIGQYISANPEVIGYLQAIESTFARKGKGKLWFAVSSQNKLEQITEQYLKTEDEVNKVIDRFEVRIHLTPENLDKVINERVLKKKSDVVKDIDRLYESNKGKLSSILEFKDFKRYMPKLNKEDFIDTYPFLPYHIRLIQPIYYNVISNSKVNKKLGGTNRSMIKATQGILIDSNVNVKEKNIGELVTLDMFFEQAKEFIDDQIQISIKEAEQLDPNNGELLVKILKVLYLLDNDDKLQKDIDTIAKLLINNVDADFIDILEEVKSSLDILYRHGYVEKDAHGNYKFIAPEEQSFRQEAISRLNEIGVRDINKKVKEVIDGIFTITRINYKNIRPFDIQLTIDDEVRNSRGLVSLNLNSVMQSSDELRKQQHLMKSIGDSRNIYWYAKYDNSIDEDMQQYLIFNKIIDEYRRKWSSDEDKSYFLRKEEQKNIKLDEDIKEKIKKSFIDGTYIYQGKEFPTPDKNDLKSIFEDIANLAIPKVYHRFDTVGVKITKEDIQSVFKGNQLSIDLSGLNLIQDTNVNAESAVLKEVLNEIKTLKNKYGQCIGKDLLSVFDNEPYGWASDAVRLFTALLFKNGNIELNYEGKDFLDYNQSGVRDIFENEPNFRKAIFKLAVVVDASTRQKCQDILMNMFDKRSEDTLVELYSNTRNILIDYRNDISAIKEIISSNNLAFKDSIDKLDEIFNTILKSKTQGETINNFVQKASEYGTFLSKYEKLKNFIDNGNLKEYKKMKYFLNNVWIIELDRNDEDIEIKEKIYAQIMKDLKSEAFIDSWPTVRDDFYKLYDPYVKEYIETHETLYKLYNEKIEEMSKNKSFLNLKSEIAKGDILSTFSDKLCSHNISKLEIPCPSCRTFIRDMKTIIDAVDVYNEKAIDKLYEYLNKQIEEEMEEDEVEVPKPVIKYLSTSNFPKNVLIQSPKSLKDYLKKIEKQLMEEISAGNSIMIE
- a CDS encoding BREX protein BrxB domain-containing protein, translated to MATLMEKYTKITELINNDSLAWVRHSGVPFVICPYEKEEHKDVMYIINKLQQEIEAFHIELINMEQLLFDIIEEYETIEGIIQLEKIEEDIDMVEELGEFLLEKVRSHFISKAKEIGPKGRILVTRVGATAIYFNFIRLLSYLEGRVQIPVVFFYPGSYDRFSVTLLDEYKETALRALII
- a CDS encoding BrxA family protein — protein: MESKDYRSSIKVVGTVLPDTKLILKKYLELKDVELLRKEVLDNNLILKTSKRRAETIFYELRKRYLYNQLDGYKETSFIYSLKKIDSDSIINLLLYYYLCKEERIIYEYIANLVYEKYTDGFLGISSADTTEFILGLADKDENVSKWSERTINDVRSGMMGVLKEFGFIDSRKRPTFNKPFIPSIIFYYVLYMNKDNIKTTEDVYKCKDLHLFLLLESDIHMLLEEAYRNGVLDFGREEPKTLIYKYKTMKEIIDGYVNGEIH
- a CDS encoding BrxE family protein, with translation MQAIRNKIHELAKKHNSEVNAEILADTLFYRLTIIRLGEEDNNVWWESSILGEVGRRNLEKFFPNTFHKQRYDIARKIIIQKENREIAKKRFTTLFNFGYEFESKIFTPFIREISNSNGWQEVLDMIENIKDKKFTDPWAREFFNLPKLTTHTLDDKKTIELGSISETFYKNKENFEDVIKSFISIYDLCTLGSVVTPYYMRRMAI
- a CDS encoding Nif3-like dinuclear metal center hexameric protein yields the protein MEAKEIINLMNAWASPELIDHWDNTGFQIGDDSKEVSRILVALDLSEKVYEKAVEENFHMIITHHPIIFKPMNRITTLNHKEKLIYNLIKNEIVVYNAHTNLDRAEGGVNHQLGKILELKDAKPLHLTNLSFEKPSGYGRIGNIEEIKLMDYIKVIKEKLETENLIVYGNQERTIKRVAVCGGSGAEFIYDVYKENADIYITGDIKYHEAQIGDELGLTIIDAGHYHTEKVILPAIKEYLEMKRKNSLYIEVYDNPSPFYKVY